One Sporosarcina sp. FSL W8-0480 genomic window, ATTGACATCGCAGGGATTGGAGTGAACCCAGCTATTCGGTCAGGACCATATTTTTGAATTGTATAGATCAATTGTGCAGCTATCAAAATTTTCGCGTCGCGCCAATGGATTCGGATATGACCGCCTTTACCGCGCGCCTTCTTATATTCTGTAGATTTGGCCGGGTCTTCTACGATGCTGGCCCAAGCTTTAATAGGATCCTTCGTTTCAGATAGAGCCGCATTCCACATACGCCACAATTTTCCACGTATGTATGGATACTTAACACGTAACGGACTGTACTCATACCATGAGAACGAAGCCCCACGCGGACAACCACGCGGCTCAAACTCCGGCATATCCGGTCCGCAGGAAGGATAGTCAATCTGCTGGTTCTCCCATGTAATAATTCCGTTCTTTACAAAAACCTTCCAGCTACACGAACCTGTACAGTTTACACCATGTGTCGTACGGACAACCTTGTCATGCGACCACCTTTGACGATACATGTTCTCCCAATCACGGCTTTTCTCTTCAAGAACTGACCAGTTTCCAGAATAACGTTCAACCGGCTTGAAATACTTCATACTAAACTTATTCATTGTCATTGGATGAGTTCACTCCTTCTATCCAGAATGGTATATAAACAAATAAAACCTACACCACTACATCTTCCTTATACCCTATATGTTAATGGATAATCCAAATAGCACCATTAGGGTTTTCCCTATACAGCTAATCCTTCCCCCCTAAACAACAAAAAAGTCGCCATTGCGGCAACTTTTTCGTCATATCTATTGTTTTCGATCAGATAATCTCGCGAACTCTGTCGAAAAGAATATTGTTTTCCAAATGTACATGTTCAAACGTATCTTTCTCTAACTGCTCGAGTCTCGCATAAACAAGTCGATATGTGCCACAAGCTGTTTCCGGAGGCGTGAAGTTGTCAGTGATTTCCCTTAATTCATGGAGAAGTCGTCCTGCACTGTCATGTTCCTCCTCCAATTCAAATACATGCGGCTTCACCTTCTCTTTTAGTTCAGGGGTTGGGTTTGATAAGAATTCAAGAATTAATGGGAATACATTTTGATCTTCATCTTCAGTATGTTCGATCAACTCGGCTCTGAGTGTTTTGAAAATCTCTTGCACTCTTAACAAATGGGGATGGTTTTCTCCATGAACCCGTGCCACCTTAGTGATGTATGGGGCTAATGCAGGCAATTCTTCCCGTAATCCCGCGTGGTATTTCTCCTGGATGAAAGCAACCAAAGTTTTCGATCCAAATGATGAAGGCTCAAGGCTATTGCGCGTTTCCCTCTTCTCTTCAATAGCGTGAATCTTTTTCAATACTTCTTCAGGCTGCAGATTACGGTTTTCTGCAGCTTCCTTCAAGGATATTTTTCCTCCGCAGCAATAATCTATACGAAGGTTGCGGAACAAATCCGCACTTTGCGGTAACGCCGTAACAATATCAGAAACTTGAGTGTCGAGTGTAAGTTGAGTCATTGTGATTCCTCCGTTTTTTTATATTGTATTTAATTGATAACTATTCTCAGTATTAATGGTAACGAATTGAGTTTTTAAGAGATATAAGGGAAATGCCTATTTCTCTTTCGTCCCCTTCATTTTAATAGAGGATTGACATAGGGGATGTGATGTATATCACAGATTTCGAATTGTCACAGATTGTTTAGAATTAAGGATTTGGCGTGGGCGTGGGTTATCACCGACTCTTGCCGGTTTACCACCGACTCTCGGCACTTTACCACCGATTCTCAGCACTTTACCACCGATTCTCAGCACTTTACCACCGATTCTCAGCACTTTACCACCGATTCTCAGCACTTTACCACCGATTCAAGCGACTTTACCACCGATTCAAGCGACTTTACCACCGACTCGCTAGAAAAACTATGAAAAATGTCCAATATCCCGACCTCATAGAAAGAAATCAACTGGTATAATATGAATATTGGATATAATTCTTGGAAATGAGGTTTCTAACATGTCACTTCAATTTATAAACGCCGAAAAAAGAATCAATGACTCAGTTATCTTCCCTTCTTTTGATTTAACAGTGGAACCTAAAAAAGTGGTTGCTGTCTATTCAAGTGTTAATGTAAGGGAGCAGCTGATTGACTTGTTGCTTGGAAGAAGTCAATTATCTGATGGAGAAATTCGTATAAATAATGGTGAATCCAAACAGCAAATCGGATTCCTATTCCTACATGATGGCTTATACGATCGCCTAACAATAGAAGAAATGGTGCAATTTACAAAACGACTTTACCTGTCTACCAAATCAATAGAAGATGTTCTTAAGAACGTTCAATTAACCGCCAAGCGTAGGACAAAAATTAAACAATTATCCTATTCCGAGAAGAAACGTGTGCAATTAGCCTGTTTACTTATGCAGGATCATTTGATCTATATTTTAGAAGAGCCCGACCAGAACTTAGATCTTGAAACAAAAAGAATTTTATTTACAAATTTAAACGAACTTAAAATACATAAAAAGACAGTTTTTGTATTAACAGGGAATTTAGAAAGTGCTGTGGCTACATCCGATGAAGTTTATCGGTTAGATGAAAACGGACTTCATCGAGTGCAAATCCAAGATGAACCATCAAACAGTGATGAACCTACAGAAGAAGTAATTAGTGATGTAGAAGAACATACAGCACCAATCATTCAACCCGTGAGATTTGAAAAGATCCCTACGAAAGTGAACGATAAAATCGTATTATTTGATCCGACCGAAATTGATTATATTGAAAGCAGTGAGGGTCAATCTTTTCTACATATTAAAGGAGAATCATTTCCGAGTGTCTTTACACTGAATGATTTAGAGCAGCGACTACATCCTTTTGGCTTTTTCCGTTGCCATCGCTCCTATATCGTCAACCTTCAACGAGTCAAGGAAGTAATTACATGGACAAGGAATAGCTATAGTTTGGTGCTTGACGATGCAAAGAAGTCTACAATTCCTTTATCGAAAACAAAGATGGCAGAGTTGAAAGAGATGTTGGGGCTCTAATTTTGTAGATACTTGTCCAATTTCCCCGGAAATATTCGACAATATTGGACAAGCAATATAAGATTCGGAATTCATTTTGATTGTGCTATTTACACAACATCCGTTGCTACTCTTATATTTTCACTCGTACCTTCCGACAGCTTTCGAATCATTTTGGGGAATTCCCACACCACTGAAGAGGTTTTTGATGTTCATTCAACCCCAAAACGGCTCCATTCACCTTAAAAATGACTCTTTTCATCCAATATATAATGCCCGTCTGTTCATTACCTTGTAATCTGAGATTGTAAATACGAAACGGACATCAAACAGGTTAGGGAGGATACAGATGGAAAACATTATTGAGGTGAAAGGCCTGGCGAAAATCTTCGCCAATCATACTGCACTTGAGAATGTCGAATTTGGGGTTAAAAAGGGAGAAATTTTCGGATTCCTTGGTCCAAGTGGTTCGGGCAAAACAACTACTATTAAAATACTGACTGGACAGTTGAATCCTACGAGTGGAGTAGCAACAGTTTTCGGAGAGTCAGTCGAGGCGTTGAGAAAACCTGAATTTCGAAAGCGGTTTGGCGTGTTGACGGATAATAGTGGATTATATGGCAGGCTTTCGATCTATGATAATTTGAAGCTTTATTGCGACCTATACGACGTGCCCTATTCGAAAATTGATGAAGTGCTGAACATTGTTAATTTACGGGAGGAAAAAACGAAGCGAGTTGCCAAGTTATCTAAAGGGATGACGCAGCGAGTAACATTGGCCCGTGCATTGATTCATGAACCTGAACTACTTTTCTTGGATGAACCTACTTCGGCGTTGGATCCGACAAACACGCTTCATATATATGAAGGTTTGCGAACGCTCAATGCAAGAGGAACGACGATTTTTCTGACAACGCATGATATGCATGAAGCGGATACACTCTGTGACCGAATCGCTTTTTTAAATAAAGGTGAAATCCAATTACTGGATACCCCTAGGGAATTAAAGAAACAATATGCCGATTCATTGATTACGGTTGAATTGACGAATGATCGGAAAGTGGTTATTCCATCAGGCGCGGAAGGTGCTCAGCAGCTATTTGACTTCATGAAAGCGAACCAGGTGGCAACAATACACTCAAACGAACCGACTTTAGGCGATATTTTCGTACAAGTGACAGGGAGGAATTTAATATGACTTTTTCTTGGAAACGTGTAAATGCTATTTTAGTAAAGGATTATAAGGATTTCTCACGGAATTTGGCGGTATCAGCTGTCATTTTCATGGTACCCATTATGGCAGCCATTTTTGGAAGAATGGGTGTCACTAACATTGCAGCTCATTATATGGTGTTCAACATGGCTTTTGCGGTGGTTGCCACTTACGTGCAGACCAGTTTAATAGCTGAAGAGAAGGAGAAGAGCACACTGCGCGGATTAATGCTATCCCCCGCAAGCACTTTGGAGATTCTGTTTGGGAAAAGTTTGCTAACTTTCATTATGACGATGCTTGTGCTTGGTTTTAGTGCTTATTTCGCGGATTACCGTCCACAAAACATTTTAGTAATCGTCGTTGCTTTTGCTCTTTCAACAGTATTTTATATTGGCATTGGTACGTTGTTAGGTCTTTTTACAAAATCAGTAATGGAAGCATCCGTCCTTGTTCTCCCAGTCATCGGAGTCTTTTCCTTTGGGTCGTTTGTTACACCGTTTGCGGAAAAATATCCGATTTTAAAAGTGATGGATTACTTTCCGAATGTCCAGTTGATCGATCTTGCAACAAAGGTTGAAGCTGGAGCTGGATTTGGGGATGCTTTAGTGAATTTCGGTATCATTTTTGTATGGGTCATTGTTATTTTCGCATTGACTGTCGTAATCTATCGGAAAAGGATGGTGGATTAATATGAAACAAGCGCTGAGATTTTTACTCGCTGTCGGTATTGGGATACTTGCCGTTTTCATCTTCAAAGCAATCTTTTAACTAATTTGAGGTGTAAATAATGAAAGAAATTCGTTCTTTTGTTGTAGGGGGATTTATCGGGCTATCCGCCGTCCTCTATTTCATTCTCTTCCCGGAACCACTGTCAATACAGACTGCTCTGTTGGTTGCAGCAATCATCATTATTAGCTTTCCGTTGACCATTTTATTGCACGAATTGGGACATTTCCTCGCTGGACGATTTCAAGGGATGCGACTGCTCAATCTGAGCGTTGGTCCCCTCGTCATCGAAAAACATGAAGGAAAGCTTCATTTCCATATCGTTCAATCCGCTCTTGGCTATATGGGAAGGGCAATGATGGTATTTCCTGAACAGTTGGAGAAGGAACTAATGCGGGATAAATTAGTCCGCTATATATATGGCGGTCCGCTGATCAATGTCTTTGTAGGCCTTACAACGATTGGCATTGCTTTCGGTATTTGCCATCATCCGTTTTTCGTCCTATTTGGTTTGATGAACGTCCTTCTTGGAATGACAAACTTGCAACCTGTCATGTCCAAAAGTGCCATGACAGATGGATTGGTCATCCAAAGACTTCGGACCGTGCCCGTGGAGGACTCTGTCATTGTGGCAGCCTACGCAACATTGACAGAAAACATGAAAACGACAGATGTTAAGAAATGGAATACAGATTTGATTAGCCAACTTGAAAGATTACTAAATTATGAGGATCCGACTGCGAAAAGCTTATTGCCGACAATCGGTTATTACTACTTGCCGGAGGCGCCGGAAAAAGTGCTCAACATCGGACGGGATTCCGCATTCACGAGGGAAACCGCCTCATTCGATTACTATGCGGATAGTTCAGATATTACGTTCGCGACAGCACTTTTCTTTAATGATGAACTCAAGGACTATCCGTCAATTGAAGAGCGGCTTCGGAAAATTGGAAAGTCGGATTCCGTTATTGAATGGAAACGAAATGCTCTTCTTTCGTATATCGAAGGAGATTCCGCTGGAGCGTTTGAACATCTGAACAATGCCAAGGATGCACTTGGCAAATGGCATCCACTCTATTTGCGGGGAGAGATGGAGCGGGAATTGCTTGATCGGATGATGGAGAAGGTCAAGTTGGGGATGTAGTTTTGGAGATTATGCGTGATTGTTGTGCTTTATGCGTTATTCGAACGGATTATGCGTGATTTCCGCGATTTATGAGGTTTTGGCCGCGTTTATGCGTTAATCCAAAGTTTTATGCGCTTTTCGAACGGATTATGCGTATTTCTCACGTTTTAAGCATTAGACCACTAAAAAAACGGAGAGCCATGAAAAATCAGGCTCTCCGTACTTCATTTACAAATCATCAAATCCGTTTAAGTCACTTGTCTTCACATATTGCCTGGATGTCTGCTCGAAGAAATCGGTCTTCGTATCATCGAAGTTGTCGACATACGCGCGGATCCATTTCATTGGATTGTCTGTGAATTCCGGGTAGATTTCGCTAAGACCAAGCATGCGCAGCATTTTGTTTGCGCGATATTTTACGTAGCCCGCCATTTCGTCGAGGTCGATCCCGTCAATCTCACCTAAGACATAGCGGCTCCAAATGATTTCTTGTTCGATGGAATGGCGAAATTGATCATAAATCCATTCTGTAAAAGCTTCGGTATTATACTCCGGATTTTCTGAGAGTGCTGCGCGGAATATATCGCTGATCGCTTTGCCATGCTGCAGCTCGTCGCGGTTGATGTACGAAATCATCGTAGACGTACCGACCATTTTCTGATGACGTGCAAGATTATAGAAGAATGCAAAGCCGCTATAGAAGAATAAACCCTCTAACAAAGTTGTGTACACCATCGCTTTTAACACCGTTTCAACCGTCGGATTCTCCGCAAATTCGTTATAAATAGCTACGATCCTTTCATTCCTTTTCATGAGCACTTCATCCGTACGGCCCATTTCAAACGAAGCCATCTGCTTGTCGAGAGTCGTAACGGACGACAGGACGTATGCATAGCTGTGATTGTGCTCACTTTCCTGATCGGCGATTGTCGCCATGATTGATTTTACCGAAGGATCGGTTGCGAAATCAGCAATCTTCATCGCGACCACAGTCTGAGGGCCGTCCAATGTCGCAAGCAAACCGATAATCTTAAGAAAAGCTTCCTGTTCAGCCTTCGATAAGTTCGGAAATTGCTTCACGTCCTGCGTCATATCGACTTCATTTGCCGTCCAAAAAAGCGAGCGGATACGTTGACGCAATGTATAGAAATGGGGGTGTGCGAGGTCATTCCAGTTCAAAATGCCGCTTGCTTCCCCGCCGAAAATCGCCGTTGATTTATTTGGTTGTGCCGGATTCAATACTTTAACGCGTGTAAGTGTCGCCAATGTTGAAAAACTCCTTTCGACCATTCGATGACTTTATTCTCTTGCGTGCCGCGGGGGCTTTGTTCAATTTTGAGAGGTTTGTATGTTGATCCATAAAACCGGGCAAGCTTTACGGCAGCTCCGCAAAAAAGATCGTCCCCTCCAAACTGCGTATCTCCCGTTCCGAAGACATACACATTCCTTGGCTTGTAACCGACATCCACGACGAAATCCTTCACTTCGTCAGGCGTGGAGCCCTTGTCCCATGTGAAAGAACCGATGATCATCGCATCGAACTGCCGCGGATTCGGCATCGGACCGATTCCAATCCGATGCACCATCACTTGCATCCCTTCTGACAGTAGTGTCTCCTCCACGATTTCCGCCACTTCCTCCGTATTGCCGCTCCACGATGCATACGCAATTAGGAATGACACCATTCGCACTCCTCAATATCAGAAGCTGTTGACCGCATATAATACGTCGATTTCATGCCCGATTTCCACGCTTGAATATGCAAGTCTAAGAGGACGGAGGCGCGGATGTTATTCGGCACGTATATATTGAATGAAATCGCCTGGTCGATATGGCGCTGCCTTGCTGCGTTTTGCTGGATGGACCAGCGTTGATCGACAATATACGCAGAACGGCGGTACACATCATACGTGTTGTGATCAAGATCGGGCGCAATGACCGGCAGCTTATAGTCTTTCTTTTCCTCGTGGTAGAACGGCTTGAAAATCGGATCGATGGAGGCAGTAGATCCTGCGATGACTGAAGTAGAGCTATTCGGCGCAACCGCCATTAAATAACCGTTCCGGATGCCGTTCGTGGCAACGTCGATTCGTAGTTCGCGCCATTCCTTTGAGTCGTATCCACGTTTCTCGAAATAAGCTCCACTCTGCCAATCCGACCCTTCGAATAATGGATACGCCCCTTTTTCATTCGCCAATTCCATCGACGCCCTGATCGTCAAAAAGGCGATTTTCTCGTAAAGTGCATCAGCATAATTTACCGCTTCATTTGATTCCCATTGGATATTTTTCAAAGCAAGAAGATGATGCCAGCCGAATGTCCCAAGCCCGATGCCCCGGTAACGGGCATTCGTCCGTTGCGCCTGAACGACCGGTATTTTATTCAAATCAATAACGTTGTCTAACATGCGCACTTGGATTGTGATGAGACGTTCCAACACATCTGTCGGCACGGCACGGCCAAGGTTAATGGACGACAAGTTGCATACGACAAAATCACCCGGCTTTGAACGGGTTACGACGATATCATCTTCAAGAGTGACCGAGTCGAATTGTGTCGGACTCTGATTTTGAGTTATTTCTGTACAAAGATTGCTCGAATACACCATACCTTCATGCTTATTCGGGTTCGCCCGGTTCACTTCATCACGGTAGAACATGAACGGCGTGCCCGTTTCAAGCTGGCTACGCAAGATACGTTTCATGATTTCAATTGCCGGCACAGTATCCTTTGACAATTCAGGGTGGTTGGCACACTCCTCATACTTCCTGCGGAATGAACCGTCGCCCTTCTTTTCATCATAATGATCCTCGAGCGAATACCCCATCACGGTCCGAACTTCATGCGGATCGAATAAATGCCAGTCACCTCGCGCTTCGACTTGCTCCATGAAAAGATCCGGCAAGCAGACACCTGTGAAAATATCATGTGCACGGAGGCGATCATCGCCATTGTTCAGCTTAAGGTCGAGGAATGTGAATATATCCTTATGCCATACATCGAGGTAAACCGCAATCGCACCTTGACGCTGACCAAGCTGATCGACGCTGACAGCTGTGTTGTTAAGCTGTTTAATCCACGGAAGAACGCCGCTTGATGCACCCTTGAAACCGCGGATGGAAGAGCCGCGTGAACGGACTTTACCCATATAAACTCCTATTCCTCCGCCATATTTCGATAGATTCGCAATATCTGTATTGCTGTCATAGATTCCTTGAAGCGAATCGTCGACGGTGTCGATGAAGCAGCTTGATAGCTGGCCATGCGGCTTCCCTGCGTTCGCAAGCGTCGGCGTCGCGACGGTCATATACAGATTGCTCATCGCCCAGTAGGCTTCGGCCACTTTTTCAAGACGGTTCACTGTTTCATTTTGCATAAGTGTCATCGCGATGATAAGCCAACGTTCTTGCGGGAGTTCTACA contains:
- a CDS encoding LytTR family transcriptional regulator DNA-binding domain-containing protein; this encodes MSLQFINAEKRINDSVIFPSFDLTVEPKKVVAVYSSVNVREQLIDLLLGRSQLSDGEIRINNGESKQQIGFLFLHDGLYDRLTIEEMVQFTKRLYLSTKSIEDVLKNVQLTAKRRTKIKQLSYSEKKRVQLACLLMQDHLIYILEEPDQNLDLETKRILFTNLNELKIHKKTVFVLTGNLESAVATSDEVYRLDENGLHRVQIQDEPSNSDEPTEEVISDVEEHTAPIIQPVRFEKIPTKVNDKIVLFDPTEIDYIESSEGQSFLHIKGESFPSVFTLNDLEQRLHPFGFFRCHRSYIVNLQRVKEVITWTRNSYSLVLDDAKKSTIPLSKTKMAELKEMLGL
- a CDS encoding flavodoxin, which gives rise to MVSFLIAYASWSGNTEEVAEIVEETLLSEGMQVMVHRIGIGPMPNPRQFDAMIIGSFTWDKGSTPDEVKDFVVDVGYKPRNVYVFGTGDTQFGGDDLFCGAAVKLARFYGSTYKPLKIEQSPRGTQENKVIEWSKGVFQHWRHLHALKY
- a CDS encoding ABC transporter permease, whose translation is MTFSWKRVNAILVKDYKDFSRNLAVSAVIFMVPIMAAIFGRMGVTNIAAHYMVFNMAFAVVATYVQTSLIAEEKEKSTLRGLMLSPASTLEILFGKSLLTFIMTMLVLGFSAYFADYRPQNILVIVVAFALSTVFYIGIGTLLGLFTKSVMEASVLVLPVIGVFSFGSFVTPFAEKYPILKVMDYFPNVQLIDLATKVEAGAGFGDALVNFGIIFVWVIVIFALTVVIYRKRMVD
- a CDS encoding ribonucleoside-diphosphate reductase subunit alpha, which translates into the protein MTLIREKLDVASILESLEAEFGKTRMATLEEVSQKWLERHPDGSSSDWSKAMILEALSNIDEASAYWTFVAARIYLKEVYSRQESQRGAKVYTDFAQNVKRLVDKGLYAIELLDKYSSEELQTIGNFIDPKRDKLFTYIGLKTLMDRYAAVDFNKQPVELPQERWLIIAMTLMQNETVNRLEKVAEAYWAMSNLYMTVATPTLANAGKPHGQLSSCFIDTVDDSLQGIYDSNTDIANLSKYGGGIGVYMGKVRSRGSSIRGFKGASSGVLPWIKQLNNTAVSVDQLGQRQGAIAVYLDVWHKDIFTFLDLKLNNGDDRLRAHDIFTGVCLPDLFMEQVEARGDWHLFDPHEVRTVMGYSLEDHYDEKKGDGSFRRKYEECANHPELSKDTVPAIEIMKRILRSQLETGTPFMFYRDEVNRANPNKHEGMVYSSNLCTEITQNQSPTQFDSVTLEDDIVVTRSKPGDFVVCNLSSINLGRAVPTDVLERLITIQVRMLDNVIDLNKIPVVQAQRTNARYRGIGLGTFGWHHLLALKNIQWESNEAVNYADALYEKIAFLTIRASMELANEKGAYPLFEGSDWQSGAYFEKRGYDSKEWRELRIDVATNGIRNGYLMAVAPNSSTSVIAGSTASIDPIFKPFYHEEKKDYKLPVIAPDLDHNTYDVYRRSAYIVDQRWSIQQNAARQRHIDQAISFNIYVPNNIRASVLLDLHIQAWKSGMKSTYYMRSTASDIEECEWCHS
- a CDS encoding site-2 protease family protein produces the protein MKEIRSFVVGGFIGLSAVLYFILFPEPLSIQTALLVAAIIIISFPLTILLHELGHFLAGRFQGMRLLNLSVGPLVIEKHEGKLHFHIVQSALGYMGRAMMVFPEQLEKELMRDKLVRYIYGGPLINVFVGLTTIGIAFGICHHPFFVLFGLMNVLLGMTNLQPVMSKSAMTDGLVIQRLRTVPVEDSVIVAAYATLTENMKTTDVKKWNTDLISQLERLLNYEDPTAKSLLPTIGYYYLPEAPEKVLNIGRDSAFTRETASFDYYADSSDITFATALFFNDELKDYPSIEERLRKIGKSDSVIEWKRNALLSYIEGDSAGAFEHLNNAKDALGKWHPLYLRGEMERELLDRMMEKVKLGM
- the ric gene encoding iron-sulfur cluster repair di-iron protein, yielding MTQLTLDTQVSDIVTALPQSADLFRNLRIDYCCGGKISLKEAAENRNLQPEEVLKKIHAIEEKRETRNSLEPSSFGSKTLVAFIQEKYHAGLREELPALAPYITKVARVHGENHPHLLRVQEIFKTLRAELIEHTEDEDQNVFPLILEFLSNPTPELKEKVKPHVFELEEEHDSAGRLLHELREITDNFTPPETACGTYRLVYARLEQLEKDTFEHVHLENNILFDRVREII
- a CDS encoding ribonucleotide-diphosphate reductase subunit beta produces the protein MATLTRVKVLNPAQPNKSTAIFGGEASGILNWNDLAHPHFYTLRQRIRSLFWTANEVDMTQDVKQFPNLSKAEQEAFLKIIGLLATLDGPQTVVAMKIADFATDPSVKSIMATIADQESEHNHSYAYVLSSVTTLDKQMASFEMGRTDEVLMKRNERIVAIYNEFAENPTVETVLKAMVYTTLLEGLFFYSGFAFFYNLARHQKMVGTSTMISYINRDELQHGKAISDIFRAALSENPEYNTEAFTEWIYDQFRHSIEQEIIWSRYVLGEIDGIDLDEMAGYVKYRANKMLRMLGLSEIYPEFTDNPMKWIRAYVDNFDDTKTDFFEQTSRQYVKTSDLNGFDDL
- a CDS encoding ABC transporter ATP-binding protein, whose protein sequence is MENIIEVKGLAKIFANHTALENVEFGVKKGEIFGFLGPSGSGKTTTIKILTGQLNPTSGVATVFGESVEALRKPEFRKRFGVLTDNSGLYGRLSIYDNLKLYCDLYDVPYSKIDEVLNIVNLREEKTKRVAKLSKGMTQRVTLARALIHEPELLFLDEPTSALDPTNTLHIYEGLRTLNARGTTIFLTTHDMHEADTLCDRIAFLNKGEIQLLDTPRELKKQYADSLITVELTNDRKVVIPSGAEGAQQLFDFMKANQVATIHSNEPTLGDIFVQVTGRNLI